Proteins encoded in a region of the Sphingomonas jaspsi DSM 18422 genome:
- a CDS encoding AMP-binding protein produces MRDRFVEERLPGADQLPDFLLLDYPDELNAAAELLRGGASDALAVINAHGSWTYGQLDDLSGRIARLLVEEEGLVPGNRVLLRGPNGYTMFACWLGILKAGGVAVTTMPLLRPGEIATVIDKAEVSHALCDSRFIGDLREAGLQTRFLKHIVKYDGDFGKGALETRCADLKPLPALATKQDDPALIAFTSGTTGVPKGCVHFHRDILAPCDTFAKAHFPMKPGDIVMTSAPIAFTFGLGATLLFPLRQGATTATVEKATPAELTEAVSRFSVTHLATAPTAYKAMLTAPALDNALKSLKACVSAGEHLPQATWTAWKDRTGLSIVDGIGSTEMMHVFISESGDAIRPGSTGRAVPGYEATILDPDENGEGRLGVKGPTGCRYLADDRQANYVDRGWNVTGDTYRCDEDGYYWYVARSDDMIVSSGYNIGAPEVENALLAHPAVAECAVIGVPCAERGQKVKAFIVPADFATPSDELAAGLQAFVKDRIAPYKYPREIEFVESLPKTATGKLRRVELRNP; encoded by the coding sequence ATGAGGGACCGCTTCGTCGAGGAGCGATTGCCGGGCGCGGACCAGCTGCCCGACTTCCTGCTGCTCGATTACCCCGACGAACTGAACGCCGCGGCGGAATTGCTGCGAGGCGGCGCGTCCGACGCACTGGCGGTCATCAACGCGCATGGCAGCTGGACCTACGGCCAGCTCGACGACCTGTCAGGTCGCATCGCGCGCCTGCTGGTCGAGGAAGAAGGCCTCGTCCCCGGTAACCGCGTGCTGCTCCGCGGGCCCAATGGCTATACGATGTTCGCCTGCTGGCTCGGCATCCTGAAGGCCGGCGGGGTGGCGGTGACGACGATGCCGCTGCTGCGTCCCGGCGAGATCGCGACGGTGATCGACAAGGCCGAGGTCAGCCATGCGCTGTGCGACAGTCGCTTCATCGGCGACCTGCGCGAAGCCGGGCTGCAAACCCGCTTCCTCAAGCATATCGTCAAATATGACGGCGATTTCGGGAAGGGGGCGCTCGAAACGCGCTGCGCCGACCTCAAGCCTCTGCCCGCCCTCGCCACGAAACAGGACGATCCCGCCCTCATCGCCTTCACCAGCGGCACCACCGGCGTGCCCAAGGGCTGCGTCCATTTCCACCGCGACATCCTCGCGCCATGCGACACCTTCGCCAAGGCCCATTTCCCGATGAAGCCCGGCGACATCGTCATGACCAGCGCGCCGATCGCCTTTACCTTCGGGCTGGGCGCGACCCTGCTGTTCCCGCTGCGCCAGGGCGCGACGACCGCGACGGTTGAAAAGGCGACGCCCGCCGAATTGACCGAAGCCGTGTCGCGGTTCAGTGTCACCCACCTCGCCACCGCGCCGACCGCCTACAAGGCGATGCTGACCGCCCCGGCGCTCGACAATGCACTGAAGTCGCTGAAGGCCTGTGTATCGGCAGGCGAACATTTGCCGCAGGCGACATGGACCGCGTGGAAGGACCGCACCGGCCTGTCCATCGTCGACGGCATCGGCTCGACCGAGATGATGCATGTCTTCATTTCCGAAAGCGGCGACGCCATCCGCCCCGGCAGCACCGGCCGCGCAGTGCCGGGCTATGAAGCGACCATCCTCGACCCCGACGAAAATGGCGAAGGGCGGCTGGGCGTGAAGGGCCCGACCGGCTGCCGCTACCTCGCCGACGATCGGCAGGCCAATTACGTCGACCGTGGCTGGAACGTCACCGGCGACACCTACCGCTGCGATGAGGACGGCTATTATTGGTACGTCGCGCGTAGCGACGACATGATCGTCAGCAGCGGCTACAACATCGGCGCGCCAGAGGTGGAAAACGCCCTGCTCGCCCACCCGGCGGTGGCCGAATGCGCGGTGATCGGCGTGCCCTGCGCCGAGCGCGGGCAGAAGGTTAAGGCCTTCATCGTCCCCGCCGACTTCGCCACCCCCAGCGACGAACTCGCCGCGGGCTTACAGGCCTTCGTCAAGGACCGCATCGCCCCCTACAAATACCCGCGCGAAATCGAGTTTGTGGAAAGTTTGCCGAAAACGGCGACGGGTAAGCTCAGGCGGGTGGAGTTGCGGAATCCTTAG